The genome window CTACCGTCATACGGACGTACGGTTACTCGATGGTGGCAAACAACGGTGGAAAGACGTCGGTGGCCTGTTGACGACCGACCGACCAGACGTTACCGAGCAGACGTACGTCGCCCACTTGCCCGACGAGCGGATTCGAGCCTACCGGAGCGACGTCGAGTCCGCCCTCGCGAGCGAGATAACGCTCGTCGACGTTCGCTCGACAGCGGAGTATCACGGCGAGAAGACCCAGCCACCGAACAAAAGCCTCCCCGAGGCACGAACCGCTGGCCACATCCCGGGGACGATCCACATCGTCTGGTCGGACGTGATCGACGACGATGGGCGGTTCAAAGACGAACCGGAACTCGAGCGGCTGTTCACCGAACACGACGTCCGCCCGGACAGAGAAACGATCGTCTACTGCCACGTCGGCGAGCGGTCGTCGATCGTCTGGTTCGTGCTCTCGGAACTGCTCGAGTTCGACGGCGTGGCCAACTACGATGGGTCATGGATCGAGTGGGGCAATCTCATCGACGCTCCCGTCGAGAAGGCAGGGGACAGTTGACGCTGCAAACGCCCCGATCGGCGACCGTGACCCCACGTTCTCAGCCCGACGGAGGGAGTTGCGTAATCGCGCTTTCGGTAGGTGGGTCGTAGTCGATTGACGCAATAATTGCATGGTCAACTCACGCCGCGGCCGTCTCCGATCATAATCTCTCCTATATACAGACTTAGGTATAATAGGTCCTTCATTCGAAGGTGTATGGACCACATTGTGGTTGTGGGTTCAGGATCCGGCGGGACGATGGCGGCGAACATTCTCCGTCGAAAACTGGACTCCAAGGCGGTCGAGGTGACCGTAATCGACAAACGCACAGAACACTACTACCAACCGTCGTTTTATTTGATCCCGTTCGGCTATCTCGAACCGGAGCAGTCCAGACATATCGATGAGTTGCTCAAATCCGGCGTCGAGTTCGTCAACGACGCTGTGACGGAGATCGATCCCGACGAGCGAACTGTCACGCTTGCCGAGGGCGACGACCTCGAGTACGACTACCTCGTGGTCGCGACGGGCCACCGGCTCGACCCGAGCGCGACGCCAGGCCTCGTGGAGGCCTGGCAAGAAGGCGACGACGTCTATCCGTTCTATCACTACGACGCCGCGCTCGAACTGCGTGAGGCGCTCGAGAATTTCGACGGTGGGACCTTCCTCGTCACCCAGCCAGATACGCCGATCAAGTGTCCGGGCGCGCCGCTAAAACTCACGATGCTTGCGGAGGACTACTTCCGACGGCGAGGCATCCGCGACGATGTCGAGGTCATCATGACGCGCAACGCCGAGCACCACTTCGGCGTGCAGCCGTACCGCGACGCGCTCTATGAGATCTGGGACGATCGCGACATCGAGTTCAAATCGAACGTCTCGGTCGACCGGATCGATCCCGACGCGGGCGTCGTCCACTCTGCGGACGGCGAGCAGATCGAATACGATCTCTACGCACCGGTGACGCCACAGTTCGGCCAGGAAGCGATCACCGACGGGTCGCCGCTGGCCGACGGCTCAGAAGACGGCGAGTACGTCACGATCGACCAACACACCTGCCAGCACGACGAGTACGACGAAATCTTCGCGCTCGGGGACTGCGAGAACGCACCCCATTCGAAGACGGCAGCAGCCGCTCGCAAGCAGGCTCACGTCGTGGCAGACAACCTCGAGGCGCTGGTCGAGGACAAACCGCTGCGTGCGAACTACGACGGCTACGCCGCTTGCCCGCTACTGACGGAGAAAGGCAAAGCGATGATCGCCGAGTTCGACTACGAAGACTCGATCTCTGCGCCCGTCGAGAGCAAACTGAACTGGATCATGGACGTCAACGTCCTCCCGACCGTCTACTGGGATGCCTGGATGAAAGGCTACGACCCACTTCCGTAAGCATGGCAGGAAACGACCAATCGATCGACGGATCCTTCGACGAAACGCCGTTCGAGCCCGCCGAGGCCGACGAACTCGCACGAGTCATCGAAAAACACGACGCAGAACTGGCGGAGTTGCTCGAGTTGCTCGTCGTCGCCCAGGAGCTCTCGGCGGACCTCGCCCCTGAGCTTCGCGAGGCCGCTGGCGACTCCCGTGAGCCGATCCGCGAGATTCGGCTCGCTCTCGAGCGCGAGGAGACGCTGGTGCTCATCCAGCGCGTCGGGGAGAACGCTGATACTCTCGTTGAACTCCTCGAGGTGCTCGAGGTAACCGACGAACTCGTGACCGACCTCGTCCCGGAGGTACAGACGATCGTTCACGAGAACCGGGAGACGCTCGCCCGACTGCGGCTCGCACTCGAGCGCGAGGAGACGCTCGTCTTGCTCGAGCGACTGGGCGAGAACGCCGATACGATGGCGGAGCTGCTCGAGTTGCTCGACGTGACTCACGAGCTTGCGTCCGATTTGGTTCCAGAGGCTGTCGAGGTGGCCCAGGAGAACCGCCAGCCGATCGCCGAACTTAGAGTGATGTTCGCCGGGCTCGCCGGTACGTACGCACAATCAGACCTCGAACCCGAGCGACTGGGACAAAACCTCGGCAACATGCTCGTCTTCGCCTGTCAGCTCGGTGATGACCAGTTCATCGATGCCATGGAATCCGGGTTCACCGCGTTTACCGATCCTGAACCCCCGAAGAAGGTCGGATTGTTGGGGATGATCGGGGCCCTTCGTGACGACGACGTTCGACAGGGCCTCGGCGTCCTGATGGAATTCCTCCGTCGGATGGGGGCCTCTCGAGCCACTGACGGTGAGTGATTCGGTACGATCGCACGTTTTTGACTGACGACGTTGCAACCAGGGTCCGACATCGCATGATGACTCAGATCTATCAGTGCCGACGCCCTCGTGACCTATTTTGTGCTTGACGGGAACCCGGTATCGTAGCCGTCTCACTGTGTAACTCGGAGCTGTGTACACCGTCACCGCTCTAGTCGGGGTGTGGTACCGAGACGTATGCCAGTGTCGAGAGAAGGCGGCGGTATTTTTCTCACGAAGCGAAAAATGAGTCAGAAGTAGAAATAATTTCTTGGTGAAGAGGAACTATAGTTGCTAGTGCCATAACTACAGATACAATGTCTGTAGACCAACCCGCGGAAAGCGGCTTTCCGCTCATCGGGGATCAGTTCCCCGAACTCGAAGTCGAAACGACGCACGGAACGAAAGCGATCCCGGACGACTACGAGGACAGGTGGTTTGTCCTCTTCAGCCACCCCGGTGACTTTACGCCGGTCTGTACGACCGAGTTCGTTGGCTTCGAGCAGCGCCGCGAGGCGTTCGAGGAACTGAACACTGAACTGATCGGGCTTTCGATCGACCGCGTCCACTCGCATATCAAGTGGACCGAGTGGATCGACGACGAGATTGACGAGGATATCGGCTTTCCGATCATCGCCGACGAGAGCGGTACCGTCGCCGAAAAACTCGGAATGGTCCACCCTGGACAGGGTACGTCGACCATCCGTGCGGTCTTCATCGTCGACCCCGACGGGATCACTCGGCAGGTCCTCTACTACCCCAAAGAGATCGGCCGAAACGTCGACGAAGTACTTCGCTCGCTCGAGGCACTGCAGATCAGTGACGACGAAGACGTCGCGCTCCCGGCAAACTGGCCGGAAAACGAGAACTTCGGCGACAAGGCACTGCTCTCGCCACCAGGGACTGTCGAGGAAGCCGAGGCCCGACTGGCCGAAGCCGACGAAGAGGGGTACGAATCGTACGACTGGTGGTTCACGCTGAAAGACCTCTAAGCAAGTCGTCATTTTCGTTCTCCGCCTGTCGACCGGTCGGGAATCCGTCGTGACCGCCCGACGCTATCCAACTGCCGACAGCACGGTCCAGTCATCAGTCGTCTCTCGAGCTGGCTGCCCCATCGAGTGACGCTTGTATCGGTTCGTACGCCACATTTTTGAGCGGCGTGGCTGCCCGGTCGATCTGTTCGTTGATGGGGTGCCGTCGTCGATTCCGTACGTATTAGTAGCGTTCCAAGTGTCGACTGACGAGCCGAACCGCCCCTCAGGACGTGGTTTACCGCATCAGCTCAGGACTGGACCGCCACTAGACGGTACACTCCTCGATGAGCGTCGCGACCGTCTGTGCAGAGACGTTCGACCGACCTGTTGCGGTCATGAGCGTTGAAATCCACGCGGGCGTCAGTCCGAGTTCGGCGAGTGCGACGGCTTCGGCTGCGGCGTCCGAACAGCCTGCCTCGTAGTACAGTTCGTTGATTCGGTCGTGTCGGTGTCTAACGAGTTCGAGACCAAGATGCTCGAGCGACACGTCTTCGGCTGGCTCGAACGATTCGCTCGCGGTGTCGAGGGACGCGAGACTGTCGAGGTCGTCGAGTGAGACGACGGATTCGTCGCTATCGAAACTGTTCACCATACGTGTTCGTCCGAATTCGATTTACTTAATCACGACGGTGTCCTGAGCTGGACCGTTTGTACTCGATCCCCCGCCGTATGACGGTTCGATCGGCGTCTCGAGCCACGAAGACAGGCTTTTGCCTCCTGCGACGTAGCATCAGATATGTATACGGACGACGGATTCGATTACGACGTTGCGGTCGTCGGCGGCGGGCCGGCAGGACTGACGAGTGCGCTGTACGCGACTCGACTGGGGCTCGACACGCTAGTCGTCGATCGTGGCGGCGGCCGCGCCGCTATGATGCAGGAAACCCACAACGTCATCGGCATCGAAGAACACGTCTCGGGCAACGAGTTCCTTCAGACCGCCCGTGAGCAGGTACAGGGATACGGTGCCGACGTCGAACGTGGGCTCGTCGAGGACGTCACCCCGATCGACGGCCTTGACTCGAGTCCGGTCGACGGTGGCTTCCGCGTTTCGTTCAACGACGAGACGGTCGACGTTTGTCGGGTCGTCCTCGCAACGGGATTCGCTGACGAGCGCCCAGATCCACCGCTTCCACGAACTGGGCGGGGGCTGCATTATTGTTTGCACTGTGATGCGTTCATGTTCGTCGACGAACCCGTCTACGTGATGGGAACGACCGATGCGGCCGCCTACGTTGCGATGATCATGCTGAACTACACCGACGACGTCGATGTGCTCACCCGTGGTGACGCACCCGAGTGGAGCGAGGAGACGGCGACGATGCTCGAGGCCCACCCTGTCGACGTCGTCACCGAGGAGATCACAGGCATGACCAAACGCGGCGATGGATGGCTCGAGTCCTTCGAGTTCGAAGACGGGACGACGCGGCAGTACACCGGCGGGTTCCCGATGTACGGGTCGAACTACCACGACGACCTCGTCGAGTCACTCGGCCTCGAGCGAACCGACGATGGTACCGTCGCCGTCGACGACCACGGACGGACGTCGGTCGACGGCGTCTACGCCGTTGGCGACCTCACACCCGGACACAATCAGGTCCCAATCGCGATGGGCGAGGGTGCCAACGCGGGTATCGCGGTTCACAAAGACCTGCGTGCGTTCCCGCGCTCGCTCGAAGCGATCGAAGAATACGGAGCCGTCTCGGACGCCGACGTTCCAGCGGTCTCCGCGGGCCTGAAAGCGACAGCGGTCGACCACGATGGACATGCCGGCTATCCCGACGAGCAGTCCGAAACTGTCGCCGACGACTGAGATCGGCTCCTGTCCCTGCTTGTCGGAGGCCGCCGGAGAGTCGCGGCAACTTCCGTAGGTTCTTTCCGGGAACCGAGCACACGATCGTCGAATGGAACAATAATTCTGGGTGCTCGAATTCTTAAGATTAGACGGTACGAACGATCTCTCGTATGGTAGAAGCCATTTCGGCAGCAGACTTACGAGACCGGATCGAAGCCGATGCGTTCGACGTGCTCTTCGACACGCGAGCGCCCGAGGATTTCGAAGAGTGGCACATTGCCGAGGCCGAGAACGTCCAGTACTCGGGCTCAGACGACGAACTCGTCGGCGAGTTCGACCCCGAGGCCTACGACCCCGAAGCCGCGGTCATCATCACGTGTGCAACCGGCAACTCGGCCGGTGCGTTCGCCGAGTACCTCACCGAGGTCGAAGGCTTCGAAGACGTCGCCTACGTTGACGGTGGAATGGAAGATTGGAGTCTGGTCTACGACGTCGTTCCGATCGCGACCGAACGCGACGAACTCGAGATCCTCCAGCTCCAGCGCCGTGCGAAGGGGTGTCTCGGCTATCTCGTCGGCTCGAAGCGTACCGGTAAAGCCGCACTCATCGACGTCACGCGTGCGACCGGTGCCTTCGAGTCCGCTGCAGCCGACCGTGGCTACGAGATTGCCCGCGTCTTCGATACACACATTCACGCGGACCACATCTCTGCGGGCCGCATGCTCGCCGACAAGTACGACACCCCCTACCACCTCGGCGAACCCGCTACCACGCGGGATCCGCAGTTCGAATTCGACGGCCTCGAGCCAAACGAAGCAGTGCTTGTTGGCGACATCGCCATCAAGGCAGTTCATACGCCGGGTCACACCACGGGTATGACCTCCTACCTCGTCGAAGATGAGGCACTGGTGACCGGCGATACGCTGTTCGTCGAGTCGATCGGCCGCACCGAGCTCCAGTTCGCTGGCGAGGATGCGAAAGCCGGTGCTCGAGTCCAGTACGAGACGCTCCACCACAAGATCGGGACCTTGCCGGACCACGTCAAGATCCTCCCTGGACACTTCTCGCTGACCAACTGCGGTGAGTACATCGACGTCCAGCCCGGCGCACCGATGTTCTCGACCGTCGGCGAGATCTGGGCGAAAAACGAGATCATCCAGCTCGAAGAAGACGAGTTCGTCGAGCACATGTTCGACAACCTGCCATCGAAGCCGCCGAACTACGAGAAGGTTATCGAGACGAACCTCGGCGTCTACGAGCCAGCGGGCGAAGACGAGCGTAACGAACTCGAGCTTGGCCCCAACCGCTGTGCAGCCACCGAAGATAGCGCCGTCGCGGACGACTGATTCGAGGGAACCTATCGCTACGCATATGCTCGGAATCGAAGGCGGACTGCTCGGCGCGTTCGCGGTCGTCGGGTTCATCACCGCCCAGGCAGTCGTCCTCTACGTCGCCTACGGCTGGCTCGAGTCGCTCGTCCAGAAAGTAGTTGCACGCGTCCAGCGGGTGACCTAGTCGATGGAACTCGTTGGGCTCAGCCTGCCACTGCTGGCGTTGTTCGTGGGCTTCGGCTTTATGGTCGGCGTGTTGTTCGGCTTTTTCGGGATGGGCGGGTCGTTCCTGATCACGCCTACCCTGTTGATCCTCGATTATCCCGCGTCAGTCGCGATCGGCTGCGGGCTCGCGTTTTATTTCGGCACGTCGGTTATCGCCGTGATGAAACACTACGACGTCGGGCAAGTCGACTACAAACTCGGCGCGGTGTTGTTCGTCGTGCTCTCGATCGGTATCGAACTCGGGAGCCGCCTCGTCTTCGCTCTCGAGGCGCTAGGGATCGCCAACCTCGTCACCGGGATCGCATACGTGCTCCTGTTGGCGGGGATTGGTGCGCTCTTCTTGCGCCGGGCGTACAATCTCGACGAGGACGATGAGGACGACGATGGCGTCGACGATGAGGAGATACCGGCGGTCGGCCAGAGGATTCAGTCGTACACCATTCCTCCGATGATCTCGCTGACGTCCGGCGGCCGGGCGTCGCTGTGGACGATTTCGGGTGCCGGCGGGGGCGTCGGCCTCGTCTCCGGACTCATCGGCGTTGGCGGCGGCTTCATGCGGATGCCCGCGATCTACTACCTGATCGGGACGCCGCTGACTGCCGCCGTCGGGACGAGCCTGTTCGCCGGGCTGTTCTCCGGCGCGTTCGGCACGTTCACCTACGGGGCGTCGGGCAGCGTCGACCTCGCGGTCGTCGGAACGCTGCTCGTCGGCAGCGCGATGGGTGCACGGATCGGCTCGGCGGCGACAACGATCGTCGAAGAAGACGACGTCATCATCTACTTCGGCATCATGATGGTGCTGGCCAGCGCCGGCATCGCGTTGAGCGAACTCGCAAACTGGCTGGGAACGGACGCACTCGACGTGCTAAGCGTGGTCTTGCTCGTCGGTTCGTCGTTCTTCGTCGGGCTGATGATCCTCTATCAGGCCGCTCAGAACGTCGAAATGGACGGATCGCACACGAAAGCGACTCCCGACGGAGGTGACTGATGCCTCCGCGGAGTCGACGGGACAGCGCTGACACACCCGGAACCATCGCTACTGCGCTATCACGCGTTTCATCGTGATGCTCGTCACCGTCGTCGCCGTTATCTTAGCTCTCGGCGTTGCCTCCCGCGTACTCGCCGATCGACTCCGCATCCCGAGTGTCCTCTTTCTGATCTTCGCCGGGATCGCCATCGGTCCCGAAGTCCTCGGGCTCGTCTCGAGTGAGACCTTCGGGAGCGGACTCTCGGCGATGGTCGGCGTCAGCGTCGCGATCATCCTCTTCGAGGGTGGCTACCACCTCCGCGTCGAGAAGCTCCGGGAGAGTCCAACGGCGCTCTCCAGGCTCACCACCGTCGGTGCGCTGATCACGTGGCTGGGGACGGCCGCTGCGGTCGTCCTCTTTCTCGAGACCAGTCTCGAGGTGGGGCTGTTAGTCGGTGCGCTATTGATCGCCACCGGACCGACGGTGGTCGGCCCCATCCTGCAGGTCGTCACCGTCCGCGATCACGTGGCCTCGGTCCTCGAGGGCGAGGGCGTGATCAACGACGTGACGGCGGCGATCCTGGTGGTCGCGGTCTTCGAGGTGCTGATCGCCGGCGATGGCGGTCTCATCTCCCTTGTCGGCGACTTCGCGTGGCGATTACTCGTTGGACTGGCATTCGGCGCACTCGTCGCTGCCGCCGTCTGGCTTGCGCTCAATCAGCGGGAGTTTACCCCGGAAACTGGACCGTTGCACGCCAGGTTGATCGTCCTCGCCGGCGTCGTCGTCGCCTATGCGGGCGCGGAAACGATCGCCAGTGAGACAGGCATCGCCGCGGCTGCGATGGCCGGGTTCGTCCTCGGGAACGTCGACCTGCCCTACCACGAGGACGTGATCGGTTTCCTCGACGACCTCTCCGTGGTCGTCCTCTCGTTTATCTTCGTCGCGCTGGCGGCGCTGATCGATTTTCAGGACATCATGGCACTCGGGCTGGCCGGGCTCGCCATCGTCGTCGCGATCACGATGGTGATCCGGCCCGCCGTGATCTACCTCTCGACGACCAGCGAGCGTTTTACGCACACCGAACGGCTCTTTCTCAGCGCCGTTGGCCCCCGCGGGATCATCCCAGCGAGCGTCGCCACGCTGTTCGCGGTCGAACTCCAGGCGCTCGGGCGGCCACAGGAAGCCCAGTTGCTCGCTGGAACCGTCTTTCTGATTATCTTCGCGACAGTCGTCCTCCAGGCCGGCTTCGCACGACAGATCGCGAACGCACTCGAGGTTTCACCAATGCGCACCATCATCGTTGGCGGGGGACGGGTCGGCCTCTCCCTCGCAGAGCGGCTCGAACAGGACGGAGAGAACGTACTGCTCGTCGACGAGGCTCCAGATGCGGTCGAAACCGCCCGCAAACGGGGCCTCCGTGCGATCGAGGGAAACGGCACCGAGGCGAACGTCCTCGAGCGTGCCAGTGTCAGCGAGGCGAAGACGGTGATCGCGGCGACGCCGGACGACGACGTCAATCTCCTGGTCTGTCAGCTCGCTCAGACCACCTTCGACATCGAGACGGTCGCTTCGCGGGTCAACCAGCCCGAGAACGTCGAGGCGTTCGAAGCCCTCGGCGTCCGCGCCATTGACCTCTCGATGGCCACCGCCTGGTCGCTCGAGAACGTCCTCGAACGGCCGTCGCTGTCGGCGTGGATGAACGAACTCGGCCGGACCGGCGACGTCCAGGAGATCGAAGTGACGGCGTCGGATCTGGTGGGAAAGCCCATCGCCGAGCTCAATGCCGAAATTCCAGACGAGTGCATCGTCGGGTTGCTGACCCACCGGGATGGAACGACGGAGGTGCCGACGGGTGGTCACCGACTTCGGGAGGGCGACCGGGTCACCTTCCTCGGTCAAATGGACGCTGTCGATCGAGCTATCAAGCGATTCCACCCTCACGATTGAGCGATCGGTTCGCAGACAGAACCCAGTGATCAGAACTACCGCAAATTCAAACCAATGAGACGAACACAATGGTACCACCGTGCGAGGTCCAGTGAGCGACGATGGCCAGACCGAAACCGCAGTTCGGACGAACTGATCAGTTGGCCATCCTGTAGTCACTGCCATCGTCAACACCGGAGCGAGCGGATGAATCATCGACAGCAACGGTTGCCAAGCGTCCGGACAGCCTCGACGATCAGTACTGAGCGAGGTGATACCGAGAGATGACGAGCGATTTACAGCGCGATCTCGGATTGCCCGCGACCACAGCGATCGCTATCGGCGCGATGGTCGGCAGTGGAATCTTC of Natrarchaeobaculum sulfurireducens contains these proteins:
- a CDS encoding MBL fold metallo-hydrolase, which gives rise to MVEAISAADLRDRIEADAFDVLFDTRAPEDFEEWHIAEAENVQYSGSDDELVGEFDPEAYDPEAAVIITCATGNSAGAFAEYLTEVEGFEDVAYVDGGMEDWSLVYDVVPIATERDELEILQLQRRAKGCLGYLVGSKRTGKAALIDVTRATGAFESAAADRGYEIARVFDTHIHADHISAGRMLADKYDTPYHLGEPATTRDPQFEFDGLEPNEAVLVGDIAIKAVHTPGHTTGMTSYLVEDEALVTGDTLFVESIGRTELQFAGEDAKAGARVQYETLHHKIGTLPDHVKILPGHFSLTNCGEYIDVQPGAPMFSTVGEIWAKNEIIQLEEDEFVEHMFDNLPSKPPNYEKVIETNLGVYEPAGEDERNELELGPNRCAATEDSAVADD
- a CDS encoding peroxiredoxin, coding for MSVDQPAESGFPLIGDQFPELEVETTHGTKAIPDDYEDRWFVLFSHPGDFTPVCTTEFVGFEQRREAFEELNTELIGLSIDRVHSHIKWTEWIDDEIDEDIGFPIIADESGTVAEKLGMVHPGQGTSTIRAVFIVDPDGITRQVLYYPKEIGRNVDEVLRSLEALQISDDEDVALPANWPENENFGDKALLSPPGTVEEAEARLAEADEEGYESYDWWFTLKDL
- a CDS encoding NAD(P)/FAD-dependent oxidoreductase; the encoded protein is MGSGSGGTMAANILRRKLDSKAVEVTVIDKRTEHYYQPSFYLIPFGYLEPEQSRHIDELLKSGVEFVNDAVTEIDPDERTVTLAEGDDLEYDYLVVATGHRLDPSATPGLVEAWQEGDDVYPFYHYDAALELREALENFDGGTFLVTQPDTPIKCPGAPLKLTMLAEDYFRRRGIRDDVEVIMTRNAEHHFGVQPYRDALYEIWDDRDIEFKSNVSVDRIDPDAGVVHSADGEQIEYDLYAPVTPQFGQEAITDGSPLADGSEDGEYVTIDQHTCQHDEYDEIFALGDCENAPHSKTAAAARKQAHVVADNLEALVEDKPLRANYDGYAACPLLTEKGKAMIAEFDYEDSISAPVESKLNWIMDVNVLPTVYWDAWMKGYDPLP
- a CDS encoding NAD(P)/FAD-dependent oxidoreductase, which encodes MYTDDGFDYDVAVVGGGPAGLTSALYATRLGLDTLVVDRGGGRAAMMQETHNVIGIEEHVSGNEFLQTAREQVQGYGADVERGLVEDVTPIDGLDSSPVDGGFRVSFNDETVDVCRVVLATGFADERPDPPLPRTGRGLHYCLHCDAFMFVDEPVYVMGTTDAAAYVAMIMLNYTDDVDVLTRGDAPEWSEETATMLEAHPVDVVTEEITGMTKRGDGWLESFEFEDGTTRQYTGGFPMYGSNYHDDLVESLGLERTDDGTVAVDDHGRTSVDGVYAVGDLTPGHNQVPIAMGEGANAGIAVHKDLRAFPRSLEAIEEYGAVSDADVPAVSAGLKATAVDHDGHAGYPDEQSETVADD
- a CDS encoding DUF1641 domain-containing protein, which codes for MAGNDQSIDGSFDETPFEPAEADELARVIEKHDAELAELLELLVVAQELSADLAPELREAAGDSREPIREIRLALEREETLVLIQRVGENADTLVELLEVLEVTDELVTDLVPEVQTIVHENRETLARLRLALEREETLVLLERLGENADTMAELLELLDVTHELASDLVPEAVEVAQENRQPIAELRVMFAGLAGTYAQSDLEPERLGQNLGNMLVFACQLGDDQFIDAMESGFTAFTDPEPPKKVGLLGMIGALRDDDVRQGLGVLMEFLRRMGASRATDGE
- a CDS encoding DUF7512 family protein, translated to MLGIEGGLLGAFAVVGFITAQAVVLYVAYGWLESLVQKVVARVQRVT
- a CDS encoding sulfite exporter TauE/SafE family protein, translated to MELVGLSLPLLALFVGFGFMVGVLFGFFGMGGSFLITPTLLILDYPASVAIGCGLAFYFGTSVIAVMKHYDVGQVDYKLGAVLFVVLSIGIELGSRLVFALEALGIANLVTGIAYVLLLAGIGALFLRRAYNLDEDDEDDDGVDDEEIPAVGQRIQSYTIPPMISLTSGGRASLWTISGAGGGVGLVSGLIGVGGGFMRMPAIYYLIGTPLTAAVGTSLFAGLFSGAFGTFTYGASGSVDLAVVGTLLVGSAMGARIGSAATTIVEEDDVIIYFGIMMVLASAGIALSELANWLGTDALDVLSVVLLVGSSFFVGLMILYQAAQNVEMDGSHTKATPDGGD
- a CDS encoding cation:proton antiporter domain-containing protein produces the protein MLVTVVAVILALGVASRVLADRLRIPSVLFLIFAGIAIGPEVLGLVSSETFGSGLSAMVGVSVAIILFEGGYHLRVEKLRESPTALSRLTTVGALITWLGTAAAVVLFLETSLEVGLLVGALLIATGPTVVGPILQVVTVRDHVASVLEGEGVINDVTAAILVVAVFEVLIAGDGGLISLVGDFAWRLLVGLAFGALVAAAVWLALNQREFTPETGPLHARLIVLAGVVVAYAGAETIASETGIAAAAMAGFVLGNVDLPYHEDVIGFLDDLSVVVLSFIFVALAALIDFQDIMALGLAGLAIVVAITMVIRPAVIYLSTTSERFTHTERLFLSAVGPRGIIPASVATLFAVELQALGRPQEAQLLAGTVFLIIFATVVLQAGFARQIANALEVSPMRTIIVGGGRVGLSLAERLEQDGENVLLVDEAPDAVETARKRGLRAIEGNGTEANVLERASVSEAKTVIAATPDDDVNLLVCQLAQTTFDIETVASRVNQPENVEAFEALGVRAIDLSMATAWSLENVLERPSLSAWMNELGRTGDVQEIEVTASDLVGKPIAELNAEIPDECIVGLLTHRDGTTEVPTGGHRLREGDRVTFLGQMDAVDRAIKRFHPHD